In Quercus robur chromosome 11, dhQueRobu3.1, whole genome shotgun sequence, the following proteins share a genomic window:
- the LOC126704737 gene encoding uncharacterized protein LOC126704737: MTADEGEVITVRADNREKTLEDCSLSLVGRFHTTKNINFRAAKNLLRTVWKMGKDMTITEVGDGLFQFKFAMESQLKWVLNNGPWSFENHILLLRRWEKGMTAFSVSFETLPIWVQVWGLPFDLINEEAGRDIGRGVGRVIEVDCKAMAADQAKFLRIRVDMPLDKPIRRGAPVLSPEGDTVWVAFQYERLLGLCFRCGLLGHEARVCSASIGREGEELPYGDWLRAGFRRQREQSRKEAPSPPRRQPTDHQPSRTTKSPVVDPIGSVTSMARDINEGVTDSIKDFMEEIIPGVMTEGNPDNKEFPNGKELNRKEKNVGVNAEEFINIPIMYVGNMGNSGINSQSETLVPHVSEGAPCATLQAPRRKTPKWTKIPRVDSTNTTPPTGTIETGKKRSHEGEAQDGARKKSRAAAKTVESKTMEAEIQPRRAQ; this comes from the exons ATGACAGCAGATGAAGGCGAGGTGATTACAGTACGTGCAGATAATCGGGAGAAAACATTAGAGGACTGTTCACTTAGTCTAGTGGGAAGATTCCATACgactaaaaacataaatttcAGAGCTGCAAAAAACCTTCTCAGGACAGTATGGAAGATGGGGAAGGATATGACGATTACAGAGGTGGGGGATGGGCTGTTCCAATTTAAGTTTGCAATGGAGAGCCAACTGAAGTGGGTTCTGAATAACGGACCCTGGAGTTTCGAAAATCACATCCTACTGTTGCGACGGTGGGAAAAGGGAATGACTGCCTTCTCGGTGAGTTTTGAAACACTTCCCATTTGGGTGCAAGTATGGGGATTGCCTTTCGACTTGATCAATGAGGAAGCGGGGAGAGACATTGGAAGGGGAGTTGGGAGAGTCATCGAGGTAGACTGCAAAGCCATGGCAGCAGACCAAGCTAAGTTCCTACGTATCAGAGTCGACATGCCGCTGGACAAACCGATTCGCCGTGGGGCGCCAGTCCTTAGCCCGGAGGGAGATACGGTGTGGGTGGCTTTTCAATATGAAAGGCTGCTGGGGTTATGTTTTCGGTGTGGTCTGTTGGGGCATGAAGCAAGGGTGTGTTCAGCGTCCATTGGCAGAGAGGGTGAAGAGCTGCCCTATGGAGATTGGCTACGGGCTGGGTTTCGAAGGCAGAGAGAGCAGTCACGAAAGGAGGCACCAAGCCCACCACGCCGGCAGCCAACAGACCACCAACCTTCACGGACGACTAAGTCACCGGTTGTAGATCCTATTGGGTCCGTTACAAGCATGGCTAGGGACATTAATGAAGGGGTAACGGACTCAATAAAG GATTTTATGGAGGAAATAATTCCAGGAGTTATGACAGAAGGAAACCCGGATAATAAAGAGTTTCCTAACGGCAAGGAATTAAATAGGAAGGAGAAAAACGTGGGAGTGAATGCGGAGGAGTTTATAAACATTCCAATAATGTACGTGGGCAATATGGGAAACTCAGGAATTAATTCTCAAAGTGAAACCCTAGTTCCACACGTTTCTGAGGGGGCACCATGTGCTACACTTCAAGCCCCACGGCGAAAGACTCCTAAGTGGACTAAAATTCCTAGGGTTGACTCAACAAACACTACACCACCCACGGGAACAATAGAAACAGGGAAGAAAAGATCTCATGAGGGGGAAGCACAGGATGGGGCAAGGAAAAAGTCAAGGGCAGCGGCAAAAACTGTTGAAAGCAAAACGATGGAGGCTGAAATTCAGCCCCGCCGAGCACAATGA
- the LOC126707666 gene encoding disease resistance protein RGA2-like has translation MADSILYGVAQKIIESLGSSTLQRVGSIWGVKDELEKIKNTVLTIQVVLQDAEEQQIQNHQVKHWLMKLREVVFDADDLLSEFSTHVLRQNVMQGSKMTKKVRDFFSSSNQFAFRFKMARKIKAVRERLNDIAEDRINFQLVERPSETAVETRERETHSFVREEDVIGREEDKKAIIGQLLDFDVEENVSFISIVGIGGLGKTTLVQYIYNDEKVKAYFELQMWVCVSDDFDVKTIAEKILASAVGTRPNNLEMDQLQIELRKSLNQKKYLLVLDDVWNENKDIWCNLKTLLLDGSKGSKVVITTRSNLVADITGTMQYFLKGLSKDQSWSLLKQMAFEKKQDTINPNFEAIGRDIVKKCCGVPLAIKAIGRVLYFKKTRDEWSYIKNNELMNVTQIKDGFLPVLKLSYDHLPSHLKCCFTYCSLFPKDYLFRSGTLILLWIAQGFIQSPEGNQQLEDIANEYVMELHWRSFFQVEHKGGSMYENTLFKMHDLVHDLALSISRIECTLVDSNTKHVNEKVRHVSFPFENNSFFEENLNSLVKAKKMRTFLLRSDILYDPVEESALKKLISAFRYIRALDLHGLKIKTLPNIIGKLMHIRYLDLSNNDIEVLPSSITRLVNLHTLKLTCCSKLRELPTDIQKLVSLKHLDIYSCSNLTRMPYGLGQLTSLQTLSLFVVSKDPKGSSKHYGGLAELNKLNDLRGKIEIKNLELVKDAISEAKAANLKEKQHLSSLSLRWNSRPDDVINAGDDENLLDGLQPPQYLKYLLVEWYGGVRFSTWLSSLTKLTEIYILDCNKCQHLPPLYQLPSLRRISLVTMHSLEYISDLDITNEVSASSLTTFFPSLESLALYHCPNLKGWWKRDIVDNGDATIMTSTSSWSHQYHQHMSLPSFPRLSYLAIFCCSKLTSMPLFPYLEEHLDLASVSWKALQQTMTMNTAGASSLPSSIPPLSKLRKLDLWEMLDRKSLPEEWLQNLTSLEELKIRECSTSLSQILRHLTSLKELTIFDCEEVDLFSDVDDDGTKFQHVKCLQSLTFAKISKLESLPACLQSVTSLRKLLIVKCPSLMTLPEWIGNLTSLQNLEIKDCPNLTSLPEGMRRLTSLQSLRIYKCPHLDQRCQKEIGEDWTKIADVPKYSNREYD, from the coding sequence ATGGCCGATTCAATCCTGTATGGCGTTGCACAGAAGATCATTGAAAGCTTGGGCTCCTCCACACTCCAGCGTGTTGGATCTATCTGGGGTGTCAAAGATGAgcttgaaaaaataaagaacactgTTCTCACTATTCAAGTTGTTCTTCAGGATGCAGAGGAGCAGCAGATCCAGAACCACCAAGTCAAGCACTGGCTCATGAAGCTCAGAGAAGTAGTTTTTGATGCGGATGACTTGCTGAGCGAGTTCTCCACTCATGTGTTGCGGCAAAATGTGATGCAGGGTAGTAAAATGACAAAGAAGGTACGCGATTTCTTTTCTAGCTCAAATCAATTTGCTTTTCGTTTTAAGATGGCTCGCAAAATAAAGGCTGTGAGGGAGAGGCTTAATGATATAGCAGAGGATAGGATCAATTTCCAGTTGGTAGAGCGTCCTTCAGAGACAGCAGTTGAGACTAGGGAGAGGGAGACTCACTCATTTGTACGTGAAGAAGACGTCATCGGGAGGGAGGAGGATAAGAAGGCAATCATAGGTCAATTGTTGGACTTTGATGTGGAGGAGAACGTTTCGTTCATATCCATAGTAGGAATTGGGGGGCTAGGGAAGACCACACTTGTTCAATATATATACAATGATGAGAAGGTCAAGGCTTATTTTGAGTTGCAGATGTGGGTGTGTGTCTCTGATGACTTTGATGTGAAAACAATTGCTGAAAAGATACTTGCATCTGCAGTCGGTACAAGGCCTAACAACCTTGAAATGGATCAATTGCAAATTGAACTTCGCAAAAGTCTCAACCAAAAGAAGTACTTACTTGTGTTGGATGATGTGTGGAATGAGAACAAAGATATATGGTGTAATTTGAAAACACTTTTGTTGGATGGCTCAAAGGGAAGTAAGGTGGTGATAACTACACGGAGCAATTTGGTTGCAGATATTACCGGCACAATGCAGTATTTTCTAAAAGGTTTGTCAAAGGATCAATCTTGGTCtttattgaaacaaatggcATTTGAAAAAAAGCAAGATACTATCAATCCTAACTTTGAAGCAATTGGAAGAGACAttgtaaaaaaatgttgtggtGTGCCTCTTGCTATAAAGGCAATAGGAAGAgtattatactttaaaaaaactAGAGATGAATGGTCATATATTAAGAATAATGAACTCATGAATGTAACTCAAATAAAAGACGGTTTTTTGCCTGTTCTAAAATTGAGTTATGATCATCTCCCATCACATTTAAAGTGTTGTTTTACTTATTGTTCACTGTTTCCCAAAGATTATTTGTTTAGGAGTGGGACATTGATACTATTATGGATAGCACAAGGATTTATCCAGTCACCAGAGGGGAACCAACAATTAGAGGACATTGCCAATGAGTATGTCATGGAACTACATTGGAGGTCCTTCTTCCAAGTAGAACATAAAGGTGGCTCCATGTATGAGAATACATTGTTTAAGATGCATGATTTAGTCCACGATCTTGCATTATCTATCTCAAGGATTGAGTGTACATTAGTTGATTCTAATACAAAACATGTCAACGAAAAAGTTCGTCATGTATCATTCCCATTTGAGAATAATTCATTCTTTGAAGAGAATTTAAACTCATTGGTTAAAGCAAAAAAGATGCGAACATTCTTATTGAGATCCGATATATTGTATGATCCAGTGGAAGAATCAGCTCTCAAAAAACTTATTTCTGCTTTTAGATATATCCGTGCATTAGATCTACACGGCTTAAAAATTAAGACGTTGCCAAATATCATAGGTAAGTTGATGCATATAAGGTACCTTGACCTTTCCAATAATGATATTGAGGTTCTCCCTAGTTCTATTACGAGATTGGTGAATTTGCACACATTGAAACTCACATGTTGTTCTAAACTTAGGGAGTTACCAACAGACATTCAAAAATTGGTCAGCCTCAAGCATCTTGATATATATTCATGTTCCAATTTGACTCGTATGCCATATGGACTTGGGCAGTTGACTTCTCTTCAAACATTATCCTTATTTGTTGTTAGTAAGGACCCCAAAGGTTCCTCCAAGCACTACGGTGGACTAGCAGAATTGAACAAGCTAAATGATTTGAGAGGAAAAATAGAGATTAAAAATTTGGAATTGGTGAAAGATGCTATCTCAGAAGCAAAGGCCGCAAACTTGAAGGAGAAGCAGCATCTCAGTAGCTTGTCATTAAGATGGAATTCTAGGCCTGATGATGTTATCAACGCTGGTGATGATGAAAATTTGTTAGATGGCCTACAACCACcccaatatttaaaatatttgctTGTAGAATGGTACGGGGGTGTGAGATTTTCAACTTGGCTTTCTTCGCTAACAAAGCTTACTGAAATATATATACTCGATTGCAATAAATGCCAACATTTGCCACCATTGTATCAATTGCCATCTCTTCGAAGGATATCTCTTGTGACAATGCATAGTCTAGAGTACATATCAGACTTGGATATCACCAATGAAGTCTCTGCTTCATCATTGACAACATTTTTCCCATCCCTAGAGTCACTTGCGCTATACCACTGTCCTAATCTAAAGGGATGGTGGAAGAGGGATATTGTTGATAACGGCGATGCAACAATAATGACATCCACATCATCATGGAGTCATCAATATCACCAACACATGTCACTGCCTTCCTTTCCCCGTCTTTCTTACTTGGCTATATTTTGTTGTAGTAAGTTGACTTCTATGCCACTGTTTCCATATCTCGAAGAACATCTTGATTTGGCAAGTGTTAGCTGGAAGGCATTGCAACAAACAATGACAATGAATACGGCAGGAGCTTCTTCACTTCCCTCCTCCATCCCTCCTCTCTCCAAATTAAGGAAATTGGATTTGTGGGAGATGCTAGACAGAAAGTCTCTGCCAGAAGAGTGGCTTCAAAACCTAACTTCTCTCGAGGAATTAAAAATTAGGGAGTGCTCTACATCTCTGTCTCAAATTCTGAGACATCTCACCTCTCTTAAGGAGCTGACCATTTTCGACTGCGAGGAAGTTGATCTATTTAGTGATGTGGATGATGATGGTACAAAATTTCAACATGTTAAGTGCCTTCAGTCTTTGACTTTTGCAAAAATTTCTAAACTCGAGTCTCTTCCTGCATGTCTTCAATCCGTTACTAGTCTCCGAAAACTCTTGATTGTCAAATGTCCCAGCTTGATGACTTTACCGGAATGGATTGGCAACCTCACATCACTTCAAAACCTCGAAATTAAAGATTGCCCTAATTTGACATCCCTTCCCGAAGGAATGCGCCGCCTCACCTCGTTACAGTCCCTGAGGATCTATAAGTGTCCCCACTTAGATCAAAGATGCCAGAAGGAAATTGGAGAGGATTGGACAAAGATTGCCGACGTCCCAAAATATTCCAATAGAGAGTATGATTAA